TGGTAACCACCGGTCAATTCCTGTTCTGCTTCGGCGATGTCGAAGGGAGCGCGGTTCATTTCGGCGGTACTGGAAATAAAGAAGAGAATAAAGGCGATAAAGCCGAGCACCGGAATCTTGAAGATAAACCAGTCTAGCACCGTACCGTCCTGGGCCTGTGCGATATCCATCAGGCTCGTGGAACCCGAAATCATCACGACGAACAAAAGAATCATCGCGAAAGAGATTTCGTAGCTGATCATCTGGGCGCCGCTACGGAGAGCTCCGAGCAAGGAATACTTGTTGTTGCTGCTCCAGCCGCCAAGCAAAATGCCCAGCACGCCAAAGCCGTTCACCGCGATAATCATCGGAATGCCCATGTCGATGTCAGCGACAATCAGGTTGTGGTCGAACGGAATCAGGGCTGCGATAATGAACGGGGCAATCAGCACAATCATCGGTGCTACGTAGAACATCAGCTTGTCGGCGCCGCTCGGGGAATAGACTTCCTTGAAGAGCATCTTGATCACGTCGGCGATAGTCTGGATGGTTCCGTGCCAGCCGAGACGCATGGGGCCCAGGCGGCATTGCACGTGGGCGCAGACCTTGCGTTCCATGTAAATCAGAATCGGGGCAGAACCGATGTTCACGGCGCAGACTGCGATAACGCAGAGGAGCGCGTTAATCAAGAAGGCGGCAATGCTGTCGAGGGTTGCGTTGTGCAAAGCGTCCGGCAAATAAGCGGTAAGCTTCGGAACCCATTCGCGAACGA
The Fibrobacter sp. UWH4 DNA segment above includes these coding regions:
- a CDS encoding complex I subunit 1 family protein: MFVPSITHPVGDFVREWVPKLTAYLPDALHNATLDSIAAFLINALLCVIAVCAVNIGSAPILIYMERKVCAHVQCRLGPMRLGWHGTIQTIADVIKMLFKEVYSPSGADKLMFYVAPMIVLIAPFIIAALIPFDHNLIVADIDMGIPMIIAVNGFGVLGILLGGWSSNNKYSLLGALRSGAQMISYEISFAMILLFVVMISGSTSLMDIAQAQDGTVLDWFIFKIPVLGFIAFILFFISSTAEMNRAPFDIAEAEQELTGGYHTEYNGTPFAMFYLAEYIALVTNSALAATCFLGGFHAPCIGITAIDTYLQMVPGVVWLFAKIYFMIWCYMMVRWTFVRPRVDQLMDFEWKFLLPVNLVLLAAGAVWMIFVG